TCTGAAGCCATATGATACAAATCGGTTCACATATATCAAACGGTTCAGGACACAGTTGTAAATTAGGATATGTTTTAGCATAGTAAGGGTACAAAGTGTAACTGCTCCACCCAGAAATCAGTCAGAAAATCTATGCCCTACCGCTCTCCCATTGCTCTCAATcttaccatccaaaagtgttttggaggGTCTGAAATTTTTATAACAATTCCAGAGAAGAGTTTAATCTCTTCCTTGCAAGAgctttttaaaatccggactaTTAATTATCAAGACGGACGGTGAAATGTTAACCGCTGGGCGTAGCACCGCTGGAAATCAGTTCTACCATCCTAGTCATAATAACTACTAATCAAAGTGTGATTAAGAAGGATATAGTGGGTCTGATACGTCAAGTGCACCCTTAAAACTGCTGTTGCTagtttttgcttttttgtttttgttttttgtttttttttttttaataaaaccaATTCTATTCTAATTTAGAGGATTGAGAATGGGGTGAGTGGGGTTCAGTTTCTCATCTAATAATGCATAGGAATAGAAGGTGCCGATCGAGTCTGCCGACAATTGAATTACCACTCTACTTTTCCTCagttttggtttttaatttaTATTCTCCTGCAACTGTatcaaaataagagaaaaaaataaatgagaaataaaaGGAACAACTCTTGTGGAAAGCTCAATGGAAATTTCCATGACGACATTTAAACGCCAAACTATAATTAAATATGATCATGACCCAATTGACTGTATATATGTATGATTATGTAGTTCCCATGACATTTGATACGGAGGGACGGATTTTAAATCTAGGGTAGCAAGCACCCTAatttcctgaaaaaaaaaaaaaaaacatgcgaATAGTAATTGTGCATTTTGTTGCAGAtttcctggaaaaaaaaaaaacatgtgaaTAGACGGTGGAATTAGTCCTCAGAATTAATTGAGTTGCGCGTAAGCCGGGCTGAActtttgagttataaaaaataataaaataatcaagaaaaaatGGATCCCTCCCTTCCCTTTGGAGAGAGTACGAGTGAGGAAAGCTACACAATTGTGCATGGACTTGAATAAAGGAGGTCATGAGGTGAGCAAGTAGTTAagctagtattttattttattttatttccatttttcctTGACAAAGAGTAAAAGTTTTTCTTGAtacttaaaattttcaaatttttttaatataattcGGTATCTAGCCCAATGAAACGACTTATATAAGATATTATCGTCTTGTATTGAGGTCTGCGAAAGTTGATTTAGAACTCCATGTAAACTAGTCTAACATATAAATTGATAGCACATGAATACGCCGAACACCCAACCAAAGACTCCTTCAAGATTTGAATAAGATACCACCGTCAAGTCTTTACCACTCCGCCGGTCCGCCCCCACTTCAAAAATTTCCTTCTTTACCAATCAAGGCAAGTATACAGTAACAATAAATGTCACTCACGTCCGTGAGATGCGTGACATTTTAGGAAATAAATCTTCAAACACTTGTGTAACCATCTGTATTACGTAATTTGAAAGCATAATGAATTCGAAAATCGTCAAGAGTATATTAATGGATGGTTGTAGCAAAATGAGCCACCTGGCTTATTTTTTGCCttcacacaatttttttttgcattttttagtttcgCGTCAATTTTTTTCTGTGAATTACTGGTTTGTCTCGACAatagaaatcggaaaagtaaaaaattatggtccaaacttaaaattatttatataaagacaaaaattaatcgAAAAGCCAAAatatttactaaaaaaaatgtttggatcacaattttttacttttttgatttctctcgtcgacacaaaccaataatccataaaaatttgatgcgaagaaaatttaaataaagacaaaaaagaaaaagaaaaagaagaagccaagtaacttagagcatctccaacgagAGATGTCAAATCCTACGTGGACATGTTAACGGTAACatttgacaccaaaattcaatccaacccaACGGCCTTCTTTGATGCCAATTCCTACGTGGATTTGAAGGCAAACCTTCTCATGCCAACTTTGACAACCTCCTtcctccatgccaaatttcaaaaaatgacagttTGAATAATTTAATTTGACACAAGGATTGACACTAAGGATTGGATAGAGAtagcttgatgtcaaataattagaatttggcataagggagggctttgatgtcaaattgaagatgccaaaatgccacatcagccttcaaaaaaaaattgacatcctcAGTTTGAtgtcaagggttggagatgctcttatttagccaaaacacctATAAACGgttagctatatatatatatatatatatatatatatatatatatatatatatacacacactatATCATTATATCCTTCTGCTTTTCTCTTACTACTTTCAAATGTTTTTAAATTGAGATCAATGATCAGGGATTAGGTTCATCCAAAGGTCTCTATCCACCGCCGAAACCAAAAGTCACAACCATTGGTTTTGGTACAGTGatgaaaattttggtactttgaatTTCTTGctcaacacacaaaaaaaaagaacaaaaatatagTAAAGAGTATTAACATGACAGTAAGATGAAAACttacaataataaaaaaaaaatttgtaagagGGAAGTGTGAAGGGTACGAGGAATTTCATGGTAAAAACATTACTCATATTCTGCCAATTGGATATGGAGAATAAATATTGTTACtgagttccttttctttttatggTCCATCTCGATAAATTGTTGAATACCGAATTCCTCTTTTTAAATGGACTTTGAATTAAATTAATACAGTTAttcataataaaataatgtattagtaaaattgtaaaaatcaattgaaatagtattcattttccaaatttgtCTTGATGACGAggaataatatatatttttaaaatatcaacTAACTTAAAATTTAAGAATAAGACAAATTATATTATATTGTACATTCAGTGAGAATATCTCTTTAAATTCTTCTCATCAAGATGAAGTGACAAAGTAAAATATAACATTTAGCGAAATAAAAGTGTGACTACAAAATTTTTGTATGTTTCatgtttttttcatttgtactaattttttaatcaaattttctactttttttttgttacttttttcgATGTATATAACATGCTTTTgctcaaaaattcaaaaaatttgttgaaatgttaaaaaaattaactaaagaCCAAAGATACCAAAcccataaaatatttttatctcaAAACCGACAGTCAAATAAGGGCAATATAAATTTGTCCTCGGAGCAAAAGTAGTAGATAAATAAATacagtaaataaataaaaatccgAAGGACAGGGGCGCGCCTACCCGCAAGATCCTCACCTACGCCACCAACCTCCGTCCGATTTCTCAGTGCCAGAGAGAATTTAAAATATTCCCTACGGATAaacaagaataaataaataaaagagatgctacatacactaccatTCATCCACTACACCATTCACTACATTTTTTATACGGCTCACCCCGGctctcaaaaaaatacagaaaaatgtccataaattttagaataatattttatggggccctgtaaaaaatcagctccaaagaatatcggtaagtattatttcttaaTTTGTAGGGACAAAACTGTTTAACTGCACCGTTTCAcccctacaaatcaagaaataatatttaccgatatttattggagctaattttttacaagatctcataatatattattttaaaatttaagaatatttttctgtatttttttgggacacaGGATGAGCCCTACAAAATTTGTAGTGAATGATATAGTGGTTAAATAttgtgtacctagacttattgaataaataaataaacaaaggtGAATTTTTCGCAGTAAATAAAAGGACCCTGACTGTACCCGCCAAGTACGTGTGATCTTTATTGGGGTGCGAATCCGCAACGAAAGCCGCACACTCAGGGGTGTTCCACTCACTccgaaaaagtattttttgtgaaaaaaaggagtaattttaaattaaaaaattttatataaattttttttattaatatgaatcttatttgataaattttttaaacacggtaaaaaaattaaaaatttattttttatttttattatatttaattttaaaattactttttttttaaaaagaaaatttagaaagaaagcTGATCGGGGATTCGTATCCTAAAAaacagttagagagagagaaagtctcTGTGtgtttttttagagagagagggagagagagagagagggagggagacgCCATATCCCTCTCCACATCACCTCCCATTTCCCCCATTTtctggactctttgctcttctTCATCTACTCCCCTCGAAACGTTGAATTTCACTCTTCTACTCGGTTAGCCTTTCAaattgttttttccttttctgtatGTATGTGCTTagattttgttatattttacaaGCATATACTGTACTACTTGTTTTATATCAGACATATATCTGTGTTTGTTGTATCTGTAGTTTATTGGAGATTTTTATGTAGTTGTTCAAGATGAAAGAGACTGAAATGGGGAGTAAAGACGAGATACTGGAGGCTCTGAAGAAGGAAGCTGTGGATTTGGTACTGATGAATCTCTCTCTGTGACTAATCAATCTCTGTTGTTTTTCATTTtagctagggttttttttgtttttgttttttgtttttctgctgGTATTGTTGGTTATGAGTATTTTGGGACGAATGGATTTTTGATTTTGCAGGAGAACATACCGATTGAGGAGGTTTTTCAGAACCTGAGGTGTACCAAGGAAGGACTCTCGAGTGAGGCTGCTGAACAGAGGCTTGTTATTTTTGGGCACAACAAGCTTGAGGAGAAGAAGGTGTTGATCTTTCTCGTTCTAtgtttattgttgttgtttttaataactcaggtgtccgggccCTTATGCCCACCTCAGCTAATCATGTGGACCAATCCCACAATCTAGGGGCTTGATTAAATCAGGGAAAAACTCCATAAGGACTGGCCCATAGGAGTTGATAAGGTTTCGAATCAGAGACCTTCGGAGGGAGCGCCAGGTCGACCCCTTGGGGTTGTTTATTGTTGTTGTTAGTGGTGCTTTTTGTGTTGATGTTGTTGGTGTTAATGTTATTTGTCTCGCTTGAGACGAGATTTATCTTGGTTTTGTCGGAGTTTGACgcgtttttcttttgtttttgtaattttttaatttgcagGAGAGTAAGTTTTTGAAGTTTCTAGGGTTTATGTGGAACCCCCTATCATGGGTCATGGAAGCTGCAGCTATTATGGCCATAGCACTTGCTAATGGAGGGGTAAGTGCTGGTTCTTTTCTCCCCGttgtttggttgctgagaaaaattgagaaaatattaTATCCATATGGTATTTGTTTAAGAACTAGCCATGTGGAGTTAGGATGAGATGAGTGCAGGTTCTTTCTCACCCGACCTATCTATAATCAGTTTACTTTAGAGTTTCTTGCTGACACATGCTACTATTGGTAACTGGATTTTAGAACTTTGGTATTCATTGTTTATTTATTGAGTGTGACTGCAAATGCCTCAGACAgggcatttatttatttatttcttattACCATCATATTGGAGAATTTTACTGATGAACTGAATGTTACCCTCATGTTATGCAGGGAAAACCACCTGATTGGCAAGATTTTGTTGGGATCATTACCCTCCTTGTTATCAATTCTACTATAAGTTTCATTGAGGAAAATAACGCTGGTAATGCTGCTGCAGCTCTCATGGCCCGCCTCGCACCAAAAGCAAAGGTATTTGGATAATTTTGGTGGTTGTTGTAGGCTGGTTTTAGTTTCCGATCTGATTATAAGATATTTAAAAATCAACTTACTTTAACAGCTCTTTTAAGGCTGGATTGATAGCAGCTATCCTAATTCATAGTTATCAAAAATGTCCTTTACTACCGATGTACTAATCTGAAGGGGAAAAATCATAGGTTCTTCGAGATGGGAGATGGAGTGAGGAAGACGCATCAGTTCTTGTTCCAGGCGACATAATTAGTGTTAAACTTGGTGACATAATTCCTGCTGATGCTCGTCTCCTTGAAGGTGACCCGTTGAAAATAGACCAGGTAATTTTGGAGCCTACCATTATTGTTTTGACTGAAATAGGTTGCTTTCGTTttccaaaattcaagctatCTTACTGCAATACCTCTATTTGGGCCTTGCAGTCTGCACTGACAGGTGAGTCCCTTCCTGTGACAAAAAGCCCTGGGGATGGCGTTTATTCGGGCTCCACTTGCAAACAGGGAGAGATTGAAGCAGTGGTCATTGCAACTGGTGTCCATACCTTCTTTGGCAAGGCTGCTCACCTTGTGGACAGCACAAATCAAGTTGGTCACTTTCAGAAGGTATGGAGATTCAAGTATAAATAAATTTTGCAAAGGTTTTGAACTATATGGTCTccaggaaagagagagaataagttAAGTGCCACAAGGATGACAAGTAGAAATTGTCCAAGTTGTTCCTTAAGTACGTTTACTTCATTCTTTGCATTCAATTTTAGTGCCCCCAGTGTTGGTTGTTCATTTTTCGTTTTTACGTTCCTCGTCCTTTCGGagttttgtagtttggtactgaTTTTTGTATTCTCCAATTCTCTTTCTTGCTTGGTAGGTCTTGACTGCCATTGGGAATTTCTGTATATGTTCTATTGCTGTGGGGATGGTAATAGAGATCATTGTAATGTATCCAATTCAACATCGGGACTATCGTCCAGGAATTGACAATTTGCTGGTACTTCTTATTGGAGGAATCCCCATTGCAATGCCTACGGTTTTATCTGTCACAATGGCAATTGGCTCCCACCGTTTATCTCAGCAGGTTGGTTGAGTGGTAGTCTAATGAACTAACTTGATTGTGGTCTAGTGTGTTAGTATGTAAGGCCATCATTTTTCCCATTGTAGGGGGCCATAACGAAAAGAATGACAGCAATTGAAGAAATGGCAGGCATGGATGTGCTTTGCAGCGATAAGACTGGAACTCTGACATTGAACAAGCTGTCAGTTGACAGAAGTCTTATTGAGgttcttctttttggttttttaggaGGGTTTGTTTGCTCCAGTTTGAATTTCTAGATTGTGCAGTGTAGTGGTTGTTCCAACCCTTTCCTGGATGTATTCTCATAGGTCTTTGCTAGAGGAGTAGATGCAGATACTGTAGTTTTAATGGCTGCGAGAGCCTCCAGAGTGGAAAATCAAGATGCGATAGACACTGCTATTGTAGGAACATTGGCCGATCCGAAAGAGGTATGTTGATTATTATATGAACTTTATAGTACATAGTGTTCCAGTAGCTGAAAACAATGCATGTAAATTATCCATTGGATTCTTCCATTGGATAATTTGGTGACCCGTTCTTCACTTAATGTTTACTTTTGTATTTTCTTCGCATGACTTGTACTGAACATAAGGCAAGGGCTGGCATTCAAGAGGTTCACTTCCTTCCGTTTAACCCGACTGATAAGCGAACAGCTCTGACGTACATTGATAGTGAAGGCAAAATGCATCGAGTTAGCAAAGGTGCACCAGAACAGGTaccttaaaatctgtcttttATACCTTGTGGCTTGTGTGGGGTATCACTTATTGTTTTGTCTAATATCTGCTGTGATATGATTATTAGATACTCAATCTCGCACACAATAAGTCAGAAATAGAGCGGAGAGTTCATGCTGTGATTGACAAGTTTGCAGAGCGAGGGTTGCGATCTCTTGCAGTAGCTTACCAGGTACTATTTTATTGTCATTAGTTTCTGTTCATTCTCTATCCTCCTCTACTCAGCATAGTTGATGGGCTGTTCTTAACAATTTGAATAGGAAGTTCCTGAAGGGAGGAAGGAGAGTCCAGGAGGTCCATGGCAATTCACTGGCCTCATGCCTCTCTTTGACCCACCTCGACATGACAGTGCAGAGACAATTACAAGGGCTTTGAATCTGGGGGTTAGTGTTAAAATGATCACTGGTGAGTATATCGTCAATAAAACACCATTTCTTATGAAATGTGATAGCTTTATAGCTGACTTAAGAATCTTGGTAAAATAGATAAACATATGGCCTATAAGTTAGTAGGCTGCCCTGGAGAAGTTCTAATTCTCGATTAGATATGTGGGGGTTGTGGTTTTCAATATATACAGTAACTTGGTGGTGTTGGTGCTAGTAatgtttttctcaaaaaattcttCACTTCCTCGTTCTCCCTATTAATCAGAAGTTGGCTGTTTCCATTGTTCATTTTGCATTCA
This DNA window, taken from Rhododendron vialii isolate Sample 1 chromosome 8a, ASM3025357v1, encodes the following:
- the LOC131298957 gene encoding plasma membrane ATPase 1-like, producing MKETEMGSKDEILEALKKEAVDLENIPIEEVFQNLRCTKEGLSSEAAEQRLVIFGHNKLEEKKESKFLKFLGFMWNPLSWVMEAAAIMAIALANGGGKPPDWQDFVGIITLLVINSTISFIEENNAGNAAAALMARLAPKAKVLRDGRWSEEDASVLVPGDIISVKLGDIIPADARLLEGDPLKIDQSALTGESLPVTKSPGDGVYSGSTCKQGEIEAVVIATGVHTFFGKAAHLVDSTNQVGHFQKVLTAIGNFCICSIAVGMVIEIIVMYPIQHRDYRPGIDNLLVLLIGGIPIAMPTVLSVTMAIGSHRLSQQGAITKRMTAIEEMAGMDVLCSDKTGTLTLNKLSVDRSLIEVFARGVDADTVVLMAARASRVENQDAIDTAIVGTLADPKEARAGIQEVHFLPFNPTDKRTALTYIDSEGKMHRVSKGAPEQILNLAHNKSEIERRVHAVIDKFAERGLRSLAVAYQEVPEGRKESPGGPWQFTGLMPLFDPPRHDSAETITRALNLGVSVKMITGDQLAIGKETGRRLGMGTNMYPSSALLGQHKDESIIALPVDELIEKADGFAGVFPEHKYEIVKRLQARKHICGMTGDGVNDAPALKKADIGIAVADATDAARSASDIVLTEPGLSVIISAVLTSRAIFQRMKNYTIYAVSITIRIVLGFMLLALIWRFDFPPFMVLIIAILNDGTIMTISKDRVKPSPQPDSWKLAEIFTTGVVLGGYLAMMTVIFFWAAYKTNFFPRTFGVSTLQGTPEDVFRKLASAVYLQVSIISQALIFVTRSRSWSFIERPGLLLLVAFIIAQLIATLIAVYANWSFAAIEGIGWGWAGVIWLFNIVTYFPLDVIKFAIRYALSGKAWDLVIEQRIAFTRKKDFGKEEQKLKWAHAQRTLHGLQPPETKKTFGDRSNFTELNQMAEEAKRRAEIARLRELLTLKGHVESVVKLKGLDIDTIQQAYTV